In a genomic window of Sulfurisphaera tokodaii str. 7:
- the cas4 gene encoding CRISPR-associated protein Cas4, whose amino-acid sequence MSNSNSIFINLSLTQTLFRRRFNDKKAHEKKDNNTIYVTDLLYCPLKSRLREQFKELTYAEAYTPSTLQGSLIHDSVERILREELNAEVEVPISKEIKIGDQVYTLIGRADAIKDNAVIEIKTSRNDSGIPRVEHVLQLRIYLNMLNNNPNWDKRLSQNGTRFYGILLYITPDRITEFHIEDGISEDELSELVQDFIYTRITPKHDWECKYCVFAKVCPNKVIINEGKDAS is encoded by the coding sequence ATGAGTAATTCTAACTCTATCTTTATAAACCTTTCTCTCACGCAAACCCTTTTTAGGAGACGGTTTAACGATAAAAAAGCCCATGAAAAGAAGGACAATAATACAATATACGTTACAGATCTCCTATATTGCCCACTAAAGTCAAGGTTAAGAGAACAATTTAAGGAACTCACTTACGCTGAGGCTTACACTCCTTCAACTCTTCAAGGCTCATTAATCCATGATAGTGTAGAAAGGATTCTACGTGAAGAGCTTAATGCTGAAGTTGAGGTTCCGATAAGTAAGGAGATAAAGATAGGAGACCAAGTTTATACATTAATAGGTAGAGCTGATGCAATAAAGGATAATGCAGTTATTGAGATAAAGACCTCAAGAAATGATTCGGGTATACCGAGAGTTGAGCATGTACTTCAACTAAGGATTTACCTCAACATGTTAAACAATAATCCAAATTGGGATAAGCGCTTATCCCAAAATGGAACACGATTTTACGGAATTCTACTATACATAACTCCCGATAGGATTACTGAATTCCACATAGAAGATGGAATAAGTGAAGATGAACTAAGTGAATTAGTTCAAGATTTCATATACACTAGAATTACCCCTAAACACGATTGGGAATGTAAGTATTGCGTCTTTGCTAAGGTTTGCCCTAACAAGGTGATTATTAATGAAGGTAAAGACGCAAGTTAA
- a CDS encoding DUF3834 domain-containing protein gives MIISTVPGPVAYPLIASTMKRHDFEIKFEKVPNADVYLDAIPILGKVDYVLLSKLLIITPKIGKKIAVWKKGSANDILLQLLVKLYNISPQVVYTDNPFEVQKLYQDGEVDSALVTVGVTTKGVFIEDLFKSKGVMLPGICGAKGENEDFSSVYKEGIDLFNENPEEVSEYIADNLPIPRPSSFIERIFKNAEYKVERVNFNFDELKNGILHDTSSLY, from the coding sequence GTGATAATTTCTACAGTCCCTGGACCAGTAGCATATCCATTAATTGCCTCAACAATGAAGAGGCACGATTTTGAAATTAAATTTGAAAAAGTCCCTAATGCTGATGTGTATCTAGATGCAATACCTATTCTTGGAAAAGTTGATTATGTTCTATTATCTAAGCTTCTAATTATAACTCCTAAAATTGGTAAAAAGATTGCAGTATGGAAAAAAGGAAGTGCTAATGACATTCTTTTACAACTTCTAGTAAAGCTTTACAATATTTCTCCCCAAGTTGTTTATACAGACAATCCATTTGAGGTACAGAAGTTATACCAGGATGGTGAAGTAGACTCTGCACTAGTAACTGTAGGTGTTACTACTAAAGGAGTATTCATAGAGGATCTATTTAAGAGTAAAGGAGTTATGTTACCGGGAATTTGTGGTGCTAAAGGTGAAAATGAAGATTTTTCCTCAGTCTATAAAGAGGGTATTGATCTATTTAATGAAAATCCTGAAGAAGTATCAGAGTACATTGCCGATAATTTACCAATACCTAGACCTTCAAGTTTTATAGAGAGGATATTTAAAAATGCTGAATACAAGGTAGAAAGAGTAAACTTTAACTTTGATGAACTAAAAAATGGGATACTTCATGATACTTCTTCACTCTACTAA
- a CDS encoding creatininase family protein: protein MILLHSTKDDIYGKIPLIPIGSIEQHGPHLPMGTDSIIVEEIAKRIEKMLSDKILLFPTIYYTCSIEHGDFPYFGVSYITMISYLTELVNQLSRYFDKAIILNGHGGNESILDIVKRSINFQNKHFKLYIFSVVGKGLEYFKIRDLHAGTVESSIIKYINPRLVREERLKDIDYTVKDGVFNTITTSDANPHGIINLDGKVKIDEKLGEEFISRVVNDLYSFILSLE, encoded by the coding sequence ATGATACTTCTTCACTCTACTAAAGACGATATTTACGGGAAAATACCACTAATACCAATTGGTAGTATTGAGCAACACGGACCTCATTTACCTATGGGGACTGATTCTATAATCGTCGAGGAAATAGCAAAGAGAATAGAAAAAATGCTAAGCGATAAGATCCTTCTTTTTCCCACAATATATTATACTTGCTCAATAGAACACGGTGATTTTCCATACTTTGGGGTTTCTTATATTACAATGATTTCGTACTTAACGGAACTGGTTAATCAATTGTCGAGATATTTTGATAAGGCGATAATATTAAACGGTCATGGAGGAAATGAATCAATACTTGATATTGTAAAAAGAAGTATCAATTTTCAAAATAAACACTTTAAACTTTACATATTTTCGGTTGTGGGAAAGGGTTTAGAGTACTTTAAAATACGTGATTTGCATGCCGGTACAGTAGAATCTTCTATAATTAAATACATAAATCCCAGATTAGTTAGAGAGGAAAGATTAAAGGATATTGATTACACAGTCAAGGACGGAGTGTTTAACACGATAACTACATCTGATGCTAACCCTCACGGTATAATAAACCTAGACGGTAAAGTTAAGATAGATGAAAAACTTGGCGAGGAGTTCATAAGTCGTGTTGTAAACGATTTGTACTCTTTTATTTTATCTTTGGAGTGA
- a CDS encoding winged helix-turn-helix domain-containing protein translates to MLSELKEKILSIINSYNRPVLFKDIKDQLNISTDALKRELNDLIKEGLIKKEKGRYALTEAGKKSLQR, encoded by the coding sequence ATGTTAAGCGAATTAAAAGAAAAGATTCTTAGTATAATCAATTCTTATAATAGACCAGTGCTTTTTAAAGATATAAAGGATCAGCTTAATATTTCTACTGATGCTTTAAAAAGAGAACTTAACGATTTGATTAAAGAAGGACTTATTAAAAAAGAGAAAGGAAGATACGCACTTACAGAAGCTGGAAAAAAGTCACTCCAAAGATAA
- a CDS encoding isochorismatase family cysteine hydrolase translates to MAWFNLEELKKYIRRDNSVLVVWDVQEALVNSIFNKEEFLGKLKELISAARQYNVSIVYTKITPYPERFQNPAFRRNFNPGDIVKEVYPQPADVVLNKNTPSIFVGTNFELMLRNVGITTIVFTGIATDIGVETSARHAQALGFLPVIAKEAVSSADKAAHERSLANLQRLMLVLSNKEIIERWSA, encoded by the coding sequence ATGGCCTGGTTTAACCTTGAAGAGTTAAAAAAGTACATAAGAAGAGATAACTCAGTACTTGTTGTTTGGGATGTACAAGAAGCATTGGTAAACAGTATTTTCAATAAAGAAGAATTCTTAGGAAAGCTGAAAGAGCTAATCTCAGCAGCTAGACAATATAACGTTTCAATAGTTTACACGAAAATTACTCCTTACCCAGAAAGGTTCCAAAATCCAGCGTTTAGAAGAAACTTTAATCCTGGTGATATAGTCAAAGAAGTTTATCCACAACCAGCTGATGTTGTACTTAACAAAAACACACCTAGCATATTTGTGGGTACAAACTTCGAATTAATGTTAAGAAATGTAGGAATTACAACGATTGTATTTACGGGTATTGCTACTGATATTGGTGTTGAAACTTCTGCTAGACATGCACAAGCTTTGGGTTTCTTACCGGTAATTGCTAAAGAGGCAGTATCTTCAGCTGATAAGGCAGCACATGAAAGATCATTGGCTAACCTTCAAAGGCTAATGTTGGTTCTGAGTAATAAGGAAATCATAGAAAGATGGTCAGCTTAA
- a CDS encoding ABC transporter ATP-binding protein: MNCIEVRNVIKRFNGIYALNGISFSIPCNGKYALLGPNGAGKSTTLKIISGLLRPDSGEVYIKGMNPTSVEVKRILGYLPEDAMPYRNLTVIENLEYFASLRDLPKERVKEMIYLLGLEDYMYVEAGKLSRGNLQKLSLALVLLHNPEIVLLDEPLNYLDIPTQERVINVLKSLNGTLLVSTHIMSIATRLTDHVIIINHGKVIWTGSIDELRSLGREDEPIETIVTKIMSGTL; this comes from the coding sequence ATGAATTGCATAGAGGTAAGAAATGTTATAAAGAGGTTTAATGGTATTTATGCTCTTAATGGTATTTCATTCTCAATTCCGTGCAATGGGAAATATGCATTGTTAGGTCCTAATGGTGCTGGTAAATCCACTACTCTAAAGATTATTTCTGGTCTCTTAAGACCAGATTCTGGTGAAGTATACATAAAGGGTATGAATCCCACCTCTGTAGAAGTAAAAAGAATTTTAGGTTATTTGCCGGAAGATGCGATGCCTTACAGAAATTTAACAGTAATAGAAAATCTTGAATACTTTGCTTCTTTGAGGGATTTACCTAAAGAGAGAGTTAAAGAAATGATTTATCTTTTGGGGTTAGAAGATTATATGTATGTTGAGGCTGGTAAGTTATCAAGAGGAAATTTGCAAAAACTTTCTTTAGCACTCGTTCTTCTTCATAACCCAGAAATTGTCTTACTTGATGAACCACTTAATTATTTAGATATCCCGACGCAAGAAAGAGTAATAAACGTATTAAAATCATTAAACGGTACACTTTTAGTCTCAACACATATAATGTCAATAGCAACTAGACTAACTGATCACGTTATAATAATTAATCACGGTAAAGTTATTTGGACTGGGTCTATAGATGAATTAAGGAGTTTAGGGAGGGAAGATGAACCGATTGAAACCATAGTAACAAAAATCATGAGTGGCACACTATGA
- a CDS encoding dienelactone hydrolase family protein has protein sequence MLSEKEIFYNSYDSNIRAFIASPENPKLAVIVIHEIWGLNDNIKDISRRLANEGYFAFAPQLYTKYENILTPENIQNVMRKVWSIPAEKRTDPSTYNEIISSLDENGKKVVELLVTGRAKMEEQMIKDLIKAYEYLNSQGYKKIVSMGFCMGGGLAFQLATEVPLDGTIVFYGRNPQPIDAVQKIKGPILGLYAGEDPPILSGLPDLISAVIKYKKDLELKIYPGAYHAFFNDRGPVYNKDAAEDAWERVKNFLKRLSK, from the coding sequence ATGCTTTCGGAAAAGGAAATATTTTATAACTCATACGACTCAAATATAAGAGCTTTTATAGCTTCCCCAGAAAATCCTAAACTAGCTGTTATTGTAATTCATGAGATATGGGGGCTTAATGATAATATTAAGGACATTTCAAGAAGACTAGCTAACGAAGGTTATTTTGCGTTTGCCCCACAGCTATATACCAAGTATGAAAATATCCTTACACCAGAAAATATACAGAATGTTATGCGAAAAGTCTGGAGTATACCAGCAGAAAAAAGGACAGATCCCAGTACATATAATGAAATAATCAGTTCACTTGATGAGAATGGTAAAAAAGTAGTTGAATTGTTAGTTACTGGAAGGGCTAAAATGGAAGAACAGATGATAAAGGATCTGATTAAGGCCTATGAATATCTAAATTCCCAAGGTTATAAGAAGATTGTTAGTATGGGTTTCTGTATGGGAGGAGGACTAGCTTTCCAGTTAGCTACTGAAGTACCACTCGATGGGACTATAGTATTTTATGGTAGGAATCCTCAACCTATTGATGCTGTACAGAAGATTAAGGGACCAATTCTAGGTTTATATGCAGGCGAAGATCCACCAATACTATCCGGATTACCGGATTTAATATCAGCAGTAATAAAATACAAGAAAGATTTAGAGCTTAAGATTTATCCTGGGGCATACCATGCGTTCTTTAATGATAGAGGACCAGTTTATAATAAAGATGCTGCTGAAGATGCTTGGGAAAGAGTAAAGAATTTCTTAAAGAGGTTATCGAAATGA
- a CDS encoding ribbon-helix-helix domain-containing protein, which produces MEKTIKLDENTYILDMEEIHVITFKLDEDFLKTIDDLVKRLGYNNRSDLIRDAIMSYIDYLKENERSL; this is translated from the coding sequence ATGGAAAAGACTATCAAACTTGATGAAAATACTTATATTTTAGACATGGAAGAGATACATGTAATAACATTTAAACTTGATGAAGATTTTTTAAAAACAATAGATGACTTAGTCAAAAGATTGGGCTATAATAATAGGAGTGACCTAATAAGAGATGCCATTATGAGTTATATAGATTATCTTAAAGAAAACGAGAGATCATTATAG
- a CDS encoding ParA family protein, producing the protein MFKHLHIENIILYLSISLPNRDYMGVVNVTSLKGGVGKSTISYQIAKELSKYQPTILIDRSLSTTISSHFGIKDKFPRGIYWKDFDSLRVVNMGCSPEFLSADDKHLMEEFKKYYFSYENIVIDNPSLFTDECFEKFLYNWILITNEFTYRAIVVLTPPDDIIEYTLRMMLPINDFLNDLLKKKFPIIDKVKLFNPIIIVINQVKSDYQINYEKIRKYFRDPLIVPVPFNKEYLENPLEIELPNIDIIIEYLSMKITANKYTKQMNSD; encoded by the coding sequence ATGTTTAAACATCTTCACATAGAGAATATAATATTATATTTATCAATATCTTTACCAAATAGAGATTATATGGGAGTGGTAAATGTTACTAGTCTAAAGGGTGGAGTAGGTAAATCAACAATTTCATACCAAATAGCTAAGGAACTATCAAAGTATCAACCTACAATATTAATAGATAGATCTTTATCGACAACAATTTCTAGCCATTTTGGAATAAAAGATAAATTTCCTAGAGGGATTTATTGGAAGGATTTTGATTCATTAAGAGTAGTTAATATGGGATGTAGCCCCGAATTTCTCTCAGCAGATGATAAACACCTTATGGAAGAATTTAAAAAATATTATTTTAGTTACGAGAATATAGTGATTGATAACCCGTCTTTATTTACAGATGAATGTTTTGAAAAATTTCTTTATAATTGGATCTTGATTACAAATGAATTTACGTATAGGGCAATAGTTGTTTTAACGCCCCCAGATGATATAATAGAATACACTTTAAGAATGATGTTACCAATAAATGATTTCTTAAATGATTTACTTAAGAAAAAATTTCCCATAATAGATAAAGTAAAGTTATTTAATCCAATAATTATAGTAATCAACCAAGTGAAATCAGATTATCAGATAAATTATGAAAAAATAAGAAAGTACTTTAGAGACCCTCTAATAGTGCCGGTACCCTTTAATAAAGAATATCTGGAAAATCCCTTGGAAATAGAACTTCCTAATATAGATATAATTATAGAATATCTAAGTATGAAAATAACTGCGAATAAATATACTAAGCAGATGAATTCCGATTAA
- the arnR gene encoding HTH-type transcriptional activator ArnR, which translates to MNHNIFDVLRELDSIVDFGRAKIQWDILLYIASKGPSSVSEIAEATNNSRKAVLDAIRKLTDKELVVKIKYDIYDLSEKGKEILNKLNDLTHYTTLPKIEDEIPLNNSIQYFYLIEMLKASLINSDVLPVEKVSRELGISTQTLKYYIDLFAEKGIFKKINKKTLFGHAKQCYIITSEGKKLAYRIPSLIKMKNNIFLRFLLKVTFSLRYDTALIKIMIFLALTSPIIIYYLNVPFMRYIGIVWLYVLIFFTLLSVYAYITAK; encoded by the coding sequence ATGAATCATAATATATTCGACGTCTTAAGAGAATTAGACTCAATTGTTGATTTTGGAAGAGCTAAAATCCAATGGGATATTTTATTATATATTGCATCAAAAGGTCCTTCCTCTGTTTCTGAAATTGCAGAAGCAACTAACAATAGTAGAAAGGCTGTACTTGATGCTATACGGAAACTAACTGATAAAGAATTAGTTGTTAAGATTAAATATGATATATATGATTTATCTGAAAAAGGAAAAGAGATATTAAATAAACTAAATGACCTTACACACTATACTACTTTACCTAAAATTGAAGATGAAATACCGCTTAATAACTCTATACAATATTTCTATTTAATTGAAATGCTAAAAGCATCGTTAATTAACAGTGATGTATTACCAGTTGAAAAAGTATCAAGGGAATTAGGAATATCTACTCAGACACTAAAATATTATATTGACTTGTTTGCAGAAAAAGGTATTTTTAAAAAGATTAATAAAAAAACTTTATTTGGACACGCAAAACAATGTTATATCATAACTAGTGAAGGAAAAAAATTAGCATATAGAATTCCGAGTTTAATAAAAATGAAGAATAATATATTTTTAAGATTTTTATTAAAAGTGACTTTTAGCTTACGTTATGATACTGCTTTAATAAAAATTATGATATTCTTAGCGTTAACTTCCCCTATTATAATATATTATCTTAATGTACCTTTTATGCGCTATATAGGTATAGTCTGGCTTTATGTATTAATTTTCTTTACTTTATTAAGTGTATACGCGTATATAACAGCTAAATAG
- a CDS encoding archaellin/type IV pilin N-terminal domain-containing protein encodes MGAKNAIKKYNKIVKRKGLAGLDTAIILIAFIITASVLAYVAINMGLFVTQKAKSTINKGEETASTALTLSGSVLYAVNYPTNTKSYWIFFTVSPSSGVSSVELSPATTAISFTASTEGIAYSNIYKYTLLTVSPSTLSDVVYSNSQYLSLVDTESSGGQTYVYYPNPYYALLALNYTLSQKVNDKIIKYSPLFINYTPIPTKPSWLQSDNVFSFTLNISGKPVTYCAFVNQTFAFTYPVAGDPLVGSAIAPAGSVIGVMILFGPSLGSHVFQYQTISIQISPNIGSPLTLSEYIYQPEGTVTVIG; translated from the coding sequence ATGGGAGCAAAAAATGCAATAAAAAAATATAATAAAATAGTAAAAAGAAAAGGACTTGCGGGTTTAGACACTGCAATAATATTAATAGCATTTATTATTACAGCATCAGTATTAGCGTATGTTGCAATAAATATGGGATTATTTGTAACGCAGAAGGCTAAATCTACCATAAATAAGGGCGAAGAGACAGCTTCTACTGCGCTAACTTTATCTGGTTCTGTATTATACGCAGTAAACTATCCTACTAATACTAAGAGTTACTGGATATTCTTTACAGTGTCGCCAAGCTCTGGAGTATCTAGTGTTGAATTGTCTCCAGCTACTACAGCAATATCATTTACAGCATCTACGGAAGGTATAGCTTATTCGAATATATACAAGTATACATTATTAACTGTATCTCCATCAACATTAAGTGATGTTGTATACTCCAATAGCCAATATCTGAGTTTAGTAGATACTGAATCAAGCGGTGGTCAAACTTATGTGTATTATCCAAATCCATATTATGCATTACTAGCACTTAATTACACCTTATCTCAGAAGGTAAACGATAAAATTATAAAATATTCACCATTATTCATAAATTATACGCCAATACCAACTAAGCCTTCATGGTTACAAAGTGATAATGTGTTCTCATTTACTCTTAATATCAGCGGTAAACCTGTTACCTATTGTGCATTTGTTAATCAAACATTTGCATTTACTTATCCGGTAGCAGGTGACCCTCTAGTAGGTAGTGCAATAGCACCGGCAGGGTCTGTAATAGGTGTGATGATATTATTTGGTCCTAGTCTGGGCAGTCATGTATTTCAATATCAAACAATAAGTATACAAATATCGCCTAATATAGGATCACCATTAACATTAAGCGAATATATATACCAGCCTGAAGGCACTGTTACCGTAATAGGATAA
- a CDS encoding flagellar protein FlaG: MVNEAISESIMIIVSIVLIGALAGVVFSLVSSISTSMMSYGLLESQKLVTNLQIDYATNTSPTTVVVYLQNVGESTIFNLEQSVLYFGPEGSLQQIGYNTGTPPYWTVNTNTLYPGSVAKITIYLSSPLSSNQYYTVEIYTPNGYSVSYTFGVS, from the coding sequence ATGGTTAATGAAGCGATAAGTGAGTCCATAATGATAATAGTAAGCATAGTCTTAATAGGGGCATTGGCCGGTGTTGTTTTTTCTCTAGTATCTTCTATATCAACAAGTATGATGTCCTACGGTTTATTAGAATCTCAGAAGTTAGTTACGAATTTACAGATAGATTATGCCACTAACACAAGCCCTACTACTGTAGTAGTTTATCTGCAAAACGTGGGAGAATCTACAATATTTAATTTGGAGCAGAGTGTATTATATTTTGGCCCAGAGGGAAGTTTACAACAAATAGGATACAATACTGGCACACCACCCTATTGGACTGTTAATACTAATACTTTATATCCAGGATCAGTTGCCAAAATTACTATCTATTTGTCCTCACCTTTATCCTCAAACCAATATTACACTGTTGAGATATATACTCCTAATGGATATTCAGTAAGTTATACTTTTGGGGTGAGTTAA
- a CDS encoding ATPase domain-containing protein codes for MEGYTVIIKTGNEDLDRRLTGLPFPALIMIEGDHGTGKSVLAAQICYGLLISDKKGYVITTEQTTKDYLVKMRDVKINLIPFFIKGSLGVAPLNTNKFNWNSDLANKILDLIIDFVKKRKNIEFLIIDSLSVLATFAEERQILQFMKESRVLVDLGKLILFTIHPDVFSEEIKSRITSIVDVYFKLSAVTIGGRRIKVLERVKTVGGIQGSDTISFDIDPALGIKVIPLSLSRA; via the coding sequence ATGGAGGGGTATACTGTGATTATAAAGACTGGAAATGAGGATTTAGATAGGCGATTAACTGGTTTACCCTTTCCAGCCTTAATCATGATTGAAGGAGATCACGGAACTGGCAAAAGTGTGTTAGCTGCACAAATATGTTATGGATTGTTAATTTCTGATAAAAAAGGTTATGTAATAACTACTGAACAAACTACTAAGGATTATTTAGTGAAAATGAGGGATGTAAAAATAAACTTAATCCCCTTTTTTATAAAGGGTAGCCTTGGAGTAGCTCCGTTAAATACAAATAAATTTAACTGGAATTCAGATTTAGCTAATAAGATTCTTGATTTGATTATAGATTTTGTGAAAAAGAGAAAAAATATTGAGTTTCTAATTATAGATAGTTTGTCTGTATTAGCGACTTTTGCTGAGGAGAGACAAATATTACAATTTATGAAAGAGTCTAGGGTTTTAGTAGATTTAGGAAAATTAATACTTTTTACAATTCATCCAGATGTATTTAGTGAAGAAATAAAAAGTAGAATTACTAGTATAGTTGATGTTTATTTTAAATTATCAGCTGTTACCATAGGTGGTAGAAGGATTAAAGTATTAGAGAGAGTAAAGACGGTAGGTGGTATTCAAGGTTCCGATACAATATCTTTTGATATAGATCCGGCCTTAGGAATTAAAGTAATTCCGTTATCCTTATCGAGGGCGTAG
- a CDS encoding type II/IV secretion system ATPase subunit, with amino-acid sequence MSFVNDYIGNLKEKPILVDNPNSLKGSKSYNAIYKVDDNIYIHVQSLQSEDGYNQYTVIEPPRPKPEEMEEIEERFAKVIGDKDPPITIEEKEKFIIQKLEKILSKMKLSVAKEYVIYHFIRDKLYLGIIEPLIRDPYIEDISLPGLGHIYIVHKVFGPMRTSIKIEKEEELDDLIISLSEKTYRPVSHNRPIVDASLPDGSRVNFVYGIDVSRRGSNLTIRKFSKVPISITQLISFGTMSPLLAGYIWMMLDEGMNLFVCGETASGKTTTLNAITAFIPPNLKIITIEDTPELTVPHSNWVAEVTRETGGEGTIKLFDLLKAALRQRPNYILVGEIRDKEGNVAFQAMQTGHSVMATFHAANITTLIQRLTGYPIEVPKTYINNLNIALFQTALYDKKGNLIRRVIEVDEIIDVDPATNDVIYIPSFTYDATEDKIIFAGRGSSYLIENKIAIRRGVSRKNIGILYDELNLRAEFLRILVEKKIFNYFDVWEYILRARQLGLEEAVRYVKNI; translated from the coding sequence ATGAGCTTTGTTAATGATTATATAGGGAATTTAAAGGAAAAACCTATTTTAGTTGATAATCCCAATTCTCTAAAAGGATCTAAGAGTTATAATGCAATATATAAAGTAGACGATAACATCTATATACATGTTCAAAGTTTACAATCTGAAGATGGATATAATCAATATACTGTAATTGAACCACCAAGGCCTAAACCAGAAGAGATGGAGGAAATTGAGGAAAGATTTGCTAAAGTGATAGGAGATAAAGATCCTCCAATAACTATTGAAGAGAAAGAAAAATTTATTATACAAAAATTAGAAAAAATATTAAGTAAGATGAAATTATCAGTAGCTAAAGAATATGTTATTTATCATTTTATACGAGATAAATTATATTTAGGAATAATCGAACCACTAATTAGAGATCCCTATATTGAAGATATATCCCTACCAGGGTTAGGTCATATATACATAGTGCATAAAGTTTTTGGTCCAATGAGAACATCAATAAAAATAGAAAAAGAAGAAGAATTAGATGATTTGATTATATCCCTAAGTGAGAAGACATATAGACCGGTATCTCATAATAGGCCTATTGTTGACGCAAGTTTACCGGATGGTTCTAGAGTAAATTTTGTTTATGGAATAGATGTAAGTAGAAGAGGTTCGAATTTAACTATTAGAAAATTCAGTAAAGTTCCAATAAGTATAACCCAGTTAATATCTTTCGGTACTATGTCTCCACTATTAGCTGGTTATATTTGGATGATGTTAGATGAAGGTATGAATTTATTTGTATGCGGTGAAACTGCTTCTGGTAAAACTACGACCTTAAATGCAATTACTGCATTTATTCCGCCAAATTTAAAAATAATTACGATTGAAGATACGCCGGAGTTAACTGTTCCTCATTCTAACTGGGTTGCGGAAGTGACTAGGGAAACTGGAGGAGAAGGTACAATAAAACTATTTGACTTGCTAAAAGCTGCTTTAAGGCAAAGACCAAACTATATTCTCGTTGGCGAGATAAGAGATAAAGAAGGAAACGTGGCTTTTCAAGCTATGCAAACTGGTCATTCGGTAATGGCAACATTCCACGCTGCAAACATAACAACTTTAATACAAAGACTTACAGGATATCCGATAGAAGTGCCAAAAACTTATATTAATAATCTTAATATAGCTTTATTTCAGACAGCATTATATGATAAAAAAGGGAATCTGATTAGAAGAGTTATTGAAGTTGATGAGATAATTGACGTAGATCCTGCTACCAATGATGTAATTTACATACCTTCATTCACTTATGATGCAACAGAAGATAAAATAATTTTTGCAGGAAGAGGTTCATCATATTTAATAGAAAATAAAATAGCAATAAGAAGGGGAGTTAGTAGGAAAAATATTGGAATTCTCTATGATGAATTAAACTTAAGGGCTGAATTTCTTAGAATTTTAGTTGAAAAAAAGATATTTAATTATTTTGATGTATGGGAATATATTCTTAGAGCGAGACAATTAGGCCTAGAGGAGGCAGTTAGATATGTTAAAAATATTTAA